A stretch of the Pantanalinema sp. genome encodes the following:
- a CDS encoding cyclopropane-fatty-acyl-phospholipid synthase family protein, with product MSLEDQVARFIENLAGGSGLPLRIQLWNGRLIALAPDPPITITLPRAEAARYLLAPSLARLGEAYVEGHLQVTGSVWEILRLAETLSRQAEGMSRRKPWRPFVHSRKRDAEAIQYHYDVSNDFYRLWLDRNMVYSCGYFEGGTEDIHQAQEQKLDHICRKLLLQPGERFLDIGCGWGSLLRWAAKHYGVEATGITLSRNQFDYASALIKEEGLEDRCRVLLCDYRDLAGEGDYDKIASVGMFEHVGEKNLPLYFGVAHRLLRDGGLMLNHGIATSEANPSAHDVGAGEFIERYVFPYGETPALSTVIRDMGAQGLEILDVEGLRPHYAQTLMHWVSRLEANREAAIDLVGGKRYRIWQIYMAGCAHAFEHGWVSVYQLLVSKQKAGIPALPWSRAHLYTPRDRVAHARLHRPEIALSPSP from the coding sequence ATGTCGCTCGAAGACCAGGTCGCACGCTTCATCGAGAACCTCGCTGGGGGATCCGGCCTGCCCCTTCGCATCCAGCTCTGGAACGGGCGGCTGATCGCGCTTGCGCCCGATCCTCCCATCACCATCACCCTGCCGCGAGCCGAGGCCGCGCGGTACCTTCTGGCCCCCTCTCTGGCCCGGCTCGGCGAAGCGTACGTCGAGGGCCATCTCCAGGTGACGGGATCCGTCTGGGAGATCCTCAGGCTCGCAGAGACGCTCAGCCGCCAGGCCGAAGGCATGTCCCGGCGAAAGCCGTGGCGCCCCTTCGTCCACTCTCGCAAGCGCGACGCCGAGGCAATCCAGTACCACTACGACGTCTCCAACGACTTCTACCGGCTCTGGCTCGACCGCAACATGGTCTACTCCTGCGGCTACTTCGAGGGCGGGACCGAGGACATCCACCAGGCCCAGGAGCAGAAGCTCGACCACATCTGTCGCAAGCTCCTCTTGCAGCCCGGCGAGCGCTTCCTGGACATCGGGTGCGGCTGGGGAAGCCTGCTTCGCTGGGCGGCCAAGCACTACGGGGTGGAGGCCACGGGCATCACCCTCAGCCGCAACCAGTTCGACTACGCCAGCGCCCTGATCAAGGAAGAGGGACTCGAGGATCGCTGCAGGGTCCTGCTGTGCGATTACCGGGACCTCGCGGGCGAGGGCGACTACGACAAGATCGCCAGCGTGGGCATGTTCGAGCACGTCGGGGAGAAGAACCTCCCGCTGTACTTCGGCGTCGCCCACCGCCTGCTCAGGGACGGGGGACTGATGCTCAACCACGGCATCGCCACCTCCGAAGCCAATCCCTCGGCCCACGACGTGGGCGCGGGCGAGTTCATCGAGCGCTACGTCTTCCCCTACGGCGAGACCCCGGCCCTGAGCACGGTCATTCGCGACATGGGGGCGCAGGGGCTGGAGATCTTGGACGTCGAGGGCCTTCGCCCCCACTACGCCCAGACCCTCATGCACTGGGTCTCGCGCCTCGAGGCGAACCGGGAGGCGGCCATCGACCTGGTGGGCGGCAAGCGATACCGGATCTGGCAGATCTACATGGCAGGCTGCGCCCACGCCTTCGAGCACGGCTGGGTCTCGGTCTACCAGCTGCTGGTCAGCAAGCAAAAAGCGGGGATCCCCGCGCTGCCGTGGAGCCGCGCGCACCTCTACACCCCCCGGGATCGCGTCGCGCACGCCCGCCTCCACCGCCCGGAGATCGCGCTCTCGCCCTCGCCCTGA
- the htpX gene encoding zinc metalloprotease HtpX: MGNNFKTFILMAALTALVLGAGMVLGGRNGLMIGLVLTIAMNFASYWFSDKIALAMSGAQETTPQQSPELFRVIQHLTQRAGLPMPRVYITPDWTPNAFATGRNPEHAAVAVTQGILQVLDRDELEGVLAHELAHVKNRDILISSVAAMLAGALTQLAHVFQWGLMFGGNRDNEEGPGLGAQLAMMVVAPIAASLVQMAVSRSREFEADRIGAQICGRPMALANALLKLERGVEQHPMANANPATAHMYIVNPFAGMGSALFNLFSTHPSTEERVARLRAQATGVSY, encoded by the coding sequence ATGGGAAACAACTTCAAGACCTTCATCCTGATGGCGGCCCTGACCGCCCTGGTCCTCGGGGCCGGGATGGTGCTCGGCGGGCGCAACGGCCTGATGATCGGGCTGGTCCTCACCATCGCGATGAACTTCGCGAGCTACTGGTTCTCCGACAAGATCGCGCTGGCCATGAGCGGCGCCCAGGAGACCACCCCCCAGCAGTCCCCCGAGCTGTTCCGCGTGATCCAGCACCTGACCCAGCGCGCGGGGCTGCCCATGCCGCGGGTCTACATCACCCCGGACTGGACGCCCAACGCCTTCGCCACCGGGCGAAACCCCGAGCATGCCGCCGTCGCCGTGACCCAGGGCATCCTCCAGGTGCTCGATCGCGACGAGCTCGAGGGCGTGCTCGCCCACGAGCTCGCCCACGTCAAGAACCGGGACATCCTGATCTCGTCGGTGGCCGCCATGCTCGCCGGCGCCCTGACCCAGCTCGCCCACGTCTTCCAGTGGGGCCTGATGTTCGGCGGCAACCGCGACAACGAGGAGGGCCCGGGCCTCGGCGCCCAGCTCGCCATGATGGTGGTCGCCCCCATCGCGGCGAGCCTGGTCCAGATGGCCGTCTCGCGCTCGCGCGAGTTCGAGGCCGACCGGATCGGCGCCCAGATCTGCGGGCGGCCCATGGCGCTGGCCAATGCCCTTCTCAAGCTCGAGCGCGGCGTCGAGCAGCACCCCATGGCCAACGCCAACCCCGCCACCGCCCACATGTACATCGTCAACCCGTTCGCGGGGATGGGCAGCGCCCTCTTCAACCTGTTCAGCACCCACCCGAGCACCGAGGAGCGCGTCGCGCGCCTGCGCGCCCAGGCGACCGGCGTCTCCTACTGA